In the Agrococcus beijingensis genome, GGCCGAACGCGAAGGTCTTGCCGGTGCCGGTCTTCGCCTGGCCGATGATGTCCTGTCCGGAGAGCGCGAGCGGGATCGTCTGCGTCTGGATCGGGAACGGCTCGAGGATGCCGCGGTCGGCGAGCGCCTGCACCATGTCGGCTTCGATGTTGAGGTCTTGGAAGGTCAAGAGGGGGTTCCGCCTGTTCGTTAGCTCCCCACAGCCTACCCGGGGGCATGCCGAACGGGCCTCCGGACGGCCCTAGACTGCTCGACTGTGGTGAAGTGGTTCGACAGGACGCCGCGCGATGTGACCCGGCAGCTGCTGCGGCACCACCGCGTGCCGGTCGTCGGCGACCGCGTGCTGCTGAGCGATGTGCGGCCGGCGCTGGTGCCGTTCGTGGGCCAGGCGCTCGGTCTCGAGCTCGACATCGTGGCGAAGGCCGGGCGCGTGCTCGATGCCGCGCCGTCGGCCGAGGCGCAGGTCGCGCTGGCTGAGGTGGTGCGCATCCACGCGACCCGGGCGACGGCGTTCGCGCGCATCCTCGAGAGCGAGGACGTCGAGCCCGAGGACGCCATGCGGCCCTTCGCCGACAGCGCCCGCGAGTTCTCGCACCACATCTCCGGCGCCGACTGGTACGAGGAGCTGCTGGCGATCCACGTCGTGAGCGGCCTGCTCGAGGACTTCTTCGTCGCGATCGTGCCCGGGCTGCCCGCCGACGACCAGGACGCCATGCTGCGCGCGCTGCGAGGCGAGAGCGCCCACCCGCAGCTCGTGAAGCTGCTGCAGGCGGCCATCGAGCTGACGCCGCGGCTGTCGGACCGGCTGGCGGTCTGGGGTCGCAGGCTCGTGGGGGATGCGCTGCTGCAGATGTACCTGGCGGTCAACGGCCCCGACGACTCCGGTCGTGCGGTGCCGAGCCAGCCGCGGCTCGAGCCGGCCTTCAACGACATCGTGGCGTCGCACACGCGTCGCATGGACGAACTGGGCCTCACCGCCTGAGCACGCCGCGTCGCGGCGTCGTCGGACGGCTCATGCCTGCTGCGACGCTGTGAAGCCCTTCGCGCAGCCGCTCAGAACCGCTGCGAGCCGGTCAGGCCTTCTGCGAGGTGAGCTGCGCGAGGTACTCGGCGTCGGCGCGCGCGCGGCGCTTCGGCAGCACGCGGGGCACGGTGAACGACACGAGCGCCGCAGCGGCGAGCGAGGCGAGCCACAGCCAGAGGTTGTCGGCGGTCGCGCCGGCGAGCATGCCGATCGTCCAGGCGACGCCGGCCGCGGCGGCGCCGAGCGACGGCGCCAGGTAGAGCCCGGTCCACTCGCGGCCGGGCGTCGCGAAGCGCGCGAAGAGGCCGATCGCTGCGCCGAGCACCATCGGCACGAGCACCAGGATGGGCATCAGGCCACGAAGCCGATCTTGCGCACCGACTCGCTGCCGATCTCGACGTAGGCGATGTTCGCGCTGGGCACGATGTAGCGGCGGCCCTTCGCGTCGTCGATCGTGAGCTGGCCGCCGTCGAGCGCGCCGACCACAGCGGCCTGCACCTCTTCGACGGTCTGCGCCGAGTCGAACGCGATCTCGCGAGCCGAGTCCTTGATGCCGATGCGGATGTCCATGCTCCTGAGGATAGGCGATCGGCGACGCCGCTCCTGCCGTGTCCGCGACCGGCGAACGGCTGGCCCGCCGATGTCGGTGGCCCCGGATACCGTGGCGGCATGCCCACGCAGACCCTGCCCGTCACGAGCGTCCCGAGCGTCACCCTCGACGCCAGCCAGCGCGCTGTGCTCGCCCTGCCGGGCGACGCATCCGCCATCGTGCTCGGCGTGGCCGGCTCCGGCAAGACGACCACCCTCGTCGAGCTCGCGGCAGCGCGGCTGGCGGCGGGCCTCGAACCCGCCCGACTGCTGGTGATCGCCGGCTCGCGGCAGGCCGCGACCGCGCTGCGCGACCGGCTGGCGCATCGCACCGCGATCGTCACGCCGGGGCCGCTCGCCCGTTCGATGCCGTCGTTCGCGCACGCGGTGCTGACCGCCGAGGCGCTCGCCGATGGGCGGCCGGCGCCGCAGCTGCTCTCGGGTGCCGAGCAGGACCGCATCATCGCGGCCATGCTCGCAGGCCATGCCGACGACGCCGCGGCGGGCCATGCGAGCGGCCCCGCCTGGCCCGAGCACCTGGGCGCCGAGGTGCGCGAGCAGGCGGGCTTCCGCGCCGAGCTGCGCGAGCTGCTGGCGGCCGTCGACGAGCGGGGCATGACGGCGGATGCGCTGGCTCGCCGCGGTCACGAGCGCGCCGTTCCCGAGTGGGTCGCCGCCGCAGCCTTCAAGGAGGAGTTCGATCGGCTGCAGCGGCTCGAGCGCCGGGGCGCCGACGCGGTGACGGCCGCGTCGCTGCTGCGGCGGGCCGCGCGCGCGGTCGCGACGGTCGACGCCGCGCTGCTGCCGATGCTCGTGCTCGTCGACGACGCGCAGGAGCTCACCGAGGGCGCCGTGGTCGTGCTCGAGGCGCTGCGCGAGCGCGGGGCCACCGTGATCGCGTTCGGCGATCCCGACACGACGACGGGCGGCTTCCGCGGCGCCGATCCGGCGCTGCTGGCGGCGCTGCCCGGGCGGCTGGGGTTCGGGGCCCAGCCTGGGCACCGGCTCGAGCTGGCGCTCGACCACCGGCACGGGCCGGCGGTGCGCGAGCTCGCCACCCGCATCGCGGGCGGCATCGGCACGGCGCTCGCGGGCGGGCAGCGCGATGCGCGGGCGACGGGCGGGGTCGACGCGGTCGCGCTGCACCTGTCGGCGTCGGTCGACGACCAGGC is a window encoding:
- a CDS encoding ferritin-like fold-containing protein, translated to MKWFDRTPRDVTRQLLRHHRVPVVGDRVLLSDVRPALVPFVGQALGLELDIVAKAGRVLDAAPSAEAQVALAEVVRIHATRATAFARILESEDVEPEDAMRPFADSAREFSHHISGADWYEELLAIHVVSGLLEDFFVAIVPGLPADDQDAMLRALRGESAHPQLVKLLQAAIELTPRLSDRLAVWGRRLVGDALLQMYLAVNGPDDSGRAVPSQPRLEPAFNDIVASHTRRMDELGLTA
- a CDS encoding DUF3107 domain-containing protein translates to MDIRIGIKDSAREIAFDSAQTVEEVQAAVVGALDGGQLTIDDAKGRRYIVPSANIAYVEIGSESVRKIGFVA